From the Maioricimonas rarisocia genome, one window contains:
- a CDS encoding TadE/TadG family type IV pilus assembly protein — MTRKSPLRRLFERVHRNEDGAVSLETILIIGAIAIPILIFLLRWGWPRIRDYFNEGMDQLEEQSDSVIDNN, encoded by the coding sequence ATGACGCGCAAATCGCCGCTGCGACGGCTGTTCGAACGGGTCCACCGGAACGAGGACGGGGCCGTCAGCCTCGAAACGATCCTGATCATCGGGGCCATCGCGATCCCGATCCTGATCTTCCTGCTCCGCTGGGGCTGGCCGCGCATCCGTGACTACTTCAACGAAGGCATGGATCAGCTCGAAGAACAGAGCGATTCGGTCATCGACAATAACTGA